The following coding sequences lie in one Bacteroidota bacterium genomic window:
- a CDS encoding tetratricopeptide repeat protein, with protein MIFSGITLSTAQDYNTMKEAFRSSYTWQESGEYTKAIKALKDVYSEDHYILNLRLGWLSYQNGSFTESMAYYQRAIGLKPYSLEPRFGITFPASALGNWNLVVNQYEKILEIDPQNTIAHYKLGLYYYNNEVYDKAFTHFEKIVNLYPFDYDGLIMYAWTNLKLGKLREAGVLFRQVLLYNPEDESAIEGLKWVQ; from the coding sequence CTGATATTCTCAGGAATAACCCTTTCGACAGCACAGGATTATAATACGATGAAAGAGGCTTTTCGTTCAAGTTACACCTGGCAGGAATCGGGCGAATATACAAAGGCCATTAAAGCATTGAAAGATGTTTACAGCGAGGATCATTATATCCTGAATTTAAGATTGGGATGGCTGAGTTATCAAAATGGAAGCTTTACCGAATCCATGGCCTATTACCAGCGTGCAATCGGGTTGAAGCCCTATTCATTGGAACCACGGTTTGGCATAACCTTTCCGGCTTCCGCCCTGGGAAACTGGAATCTTGTCGTAAATCAATACGAAAAGATCCTGGAGATAGACCCCCAGAATACCATTGCCCATTATAAGTTGGGTTTGTATTACTACAATAATGAAGTATACGATAAGGCATTCACTCATTTTGAAAAGATTGTGAATCTCTATCCTTTTGATTATGATGGATTGATCATGTACGCCTGGACGAACCTGAAACTGGGAAAACTAAGAGAAGCGGGGGTGCTTTTTCGACAGGTGTTACTATACAATCCCGAAGATGAATCCGCCATTGAGGGGTTGAAATGGGTGCAATAA